One segment of Rhodopirellula baltica SH 1 DNA contains the following:
- the tkt gene encoding transketolase, with amino-acid sequence MPMTATTTDNQTLAIDTIRCLSMDAVQTANSGHPGTPMALAPIAYQLFQNTMNYDPAKPHWPGRDRFVLSCGHASMLLYSTLHLIGVQATDRYGKPTGGESISLEDIKNFRQIGSVCAGHPEFAEAAGIETTTGPLGAGVSNSVGMAMAEKWLAANYNTDDLTLFNYNTYAICSDGDLMEGIATEAASVAGHLKLDNLCWLYDDNNITIEGDTELAFSEDMGKKFEGLGWNVLHVDDANDVEALGKAIAKFQACGDKPTLIVVKSIIGYGAPNKQNTHGAHGAPLGWDEVALAKKSYGLPEDEKFYVPEGVRKHFAEGVGKRGATASSQWEDVWTKYQAAEPAKAAELKAMFAGELPEGWDKDIPVFEADAKGDATRNSSGKVLNAIAKNVPFMIGGSADLAPSNKSDLKFEGAGEFLPRQYKGRNLHFGIREHAMSGIANGLCLSGLRGYAATFFVFTDYMRGGMRLSSIMHQPTMYILTHDSIGVGEDGPTHQPVEHLTACRAIPGLNVFRPGDSNEVAECYRTAMGINDHPSAFVLSRQNMPTLDRSKYAAASGCARGGYILSDCEGTPDVILMGSGSELYMAVDAGEQLTAQGKKVRVVSMPCMDIFAQQDASYINEVLPPEVTNRVAIEAGIQMCWDRWIGSQGKFIGMHSFGASGPFDAVYEHFGINADAVVKAALS; translated from the coding sequence GTGCCGATGACTGCCACCACCACTGACAATCAAACCCTCGCCATCGACACCATCCGCTGCCTCAGCATGGATGCCGTTCAAACCGCCAACAGTGGTCACCCCGGCACGCCGATGGCGTTGGCCCCCATCGCGTATCAATTGTTCCAAAACACAATGAATTACGACCCTGCCAAGCCGCATTGGCCGGGCCGGGATCGATTTGTGTTGTCATGCGGTCACGCCAGCATGCTGCTCTACAGCACGCTGCACTTGATCGGCGTCCAAGCGACGGACCGTTACGGCAAACCGACCGGCGGAGAATCGATCTCGCTGGAAGACATCAAGAATTTCCGCCAAATCGGCAGCGTTTGTGCCGGGCACCCCGAATTCGCCGAAGCCGCCGGGATCGAAACCACGACCGGACCTCTCGGTGCCGGCGTCAGCAACAGCGTCGGAATGGCGATGGCCGAAAAATGGTTGGCCGCCAACTACAACACCGACGATCTGACGCTCTTCAACTACAACACCTACGCCATCTGCAGCGACGGCGACTTGATGGAAGGCATCGCGACCGAAGCTGCCTCCGTCGCCGGTCACTTGAAACTCGACAACCTCTGCTGGTTGTACGACGACAACAACATCACCATCGAAGGCGACACCGAACTGGCCTTCAGCGAAGACATGGGCAAGAAGTTCGAAGGGCTCGGATGGAACGTCCTTCACGTGGACGATGCCAACGACGTCGAAGCGCTCGGCAAAGCGATCGCGAAATTCCAAGCCTGCGGCGACAAACCCACTTTGATCGTGGTCAAGTCGATCATCGGCTACGGTGCGCCCAACAAGCAAAACACACACGGAGCCCACGGGGCACCTCTGGGTTGGGACGAAGTTGCTCTGGCCAAGAAGTCTTACGGTTTGCCGGAAGACGAAAAGTTCTATGTCCCCGAAGGTGTTCGGAAGCACTTCGCCGAAGGCGTTGGCAAACGCGGCGCGACTGCATCGAGCCAATGGGAAGACGTTTGGACCAAGTACCAAGCTGCCGAGCCAGCCAAGGCTGCTGAATTGAAAGCCATGTTCGCTGGCGAATTGCCTGAAGGTTGGGACAAAGACATCCCTGTCTTCGAAGCCGATGCCAAGGGCGACGCAACTCGCAACAGCAGCGGCAAAGTCCTCAACGCGATCGCCAAGAACGTTCCCTTCATGATCGGCGGAAGTGCTGACTTGGCACCGTCGAACAAGTCGGACTTGAAGTTCGAAGGTGCCGGCGAATTCCTGCCTCGCCAGTACAAAGGCCGCAACTTGCACTTCGGAATTCGCGAGCACGCGATGTCCGGAATCGCCAACGGTTTGTGCTTGTCCGGTTTGCGTGGTTACGCCGCGACGTTCTTTGTCTTCACTGATTACATGCGTGGCGGAATGCGGTTGTCCAGCATCATGCATCAACCAACCATGTACATCCTGACGCACGATTCGATCGGCGTCGGCGAAGACGGACCGACTCACCAACCGGTCGAACACCTGACCGCTTGCCGTGCGATCCCAGGTTTGAACGTTTTCCGCCCTGGTGATTCCAACGAAGTCGCTGAGTGCTATCGCACCGCGATGGGGATCAACGATCACCCCAGTGCATTCGTCTTGTCACGTCAAAACATGCCCACCCTGGACCGCAGCAAGTACGCCGCGGCCTCGGGATGTGCTCGCGGTGGTTACATCCTCAGCGACTGCGAAGGCACGCCCGACGTGATCCTGATGGGCAGCGGCAGCGAACTGTACATGGCCGTTGATGCGGGCGAACAACTGACCGCCCAAGGCAAAAAGGTTCGCGTCGTTAGCATGCCTTGCATGGACATCTTTGCTCAGCAAGACGCCTCATACATCAACGAAGTCTTGCCACCCGAAGTTACCAACCGCGTTGCCATCGAAGCCGGTATCCAAATGTGCTGGGATCGCTGGATTGGTTCGCAAGGCAAATTCATCGGCATGCACTCGTTTGGTGCCAGTGGCCCATTTGATGCTGTTTATGAGCACTTCGGTATCAACGCCGACGCGGTTGTTAAAGCAGCTCTGTCCTGA
- a CDS encoding adenylosuccinate synthase, which translates to MSGTCVIGLQWGDEAKGKLVDLLAPRFDWVVRYQGGANAGHTVVAGDETYKLHHIPSGILHSDVQNVITPGVVINPTTMLQEIDGLQARGIDVFENLKVSERAHLVMPWHMIEDATINATAVRGESIGTTNRGIGPCYRDKVGRTHAIRMIDLIEGSRDERIATVAGQKQVLLKNLGASEEELDSIAPEKMVALAASWAERLAPMIADTTDMVLDAAEANQKMLFEGAQGALLDIDHGTYPFVTSSNSSGVGVCAGAGVPPKWINQVLGVCKAYSTRVGGGPFPSELEDETGEKIRKLGNEFGTTTGRPRRCGWFDAVAVRYTARLSGVTRLALMMMDVLAHFDELKVCVAYELDGKEIHRVPAHAEQLRRCKPIYETIQGWNTPVDDARSVDDFPPLAMAYVKRIEELVGIPVGVLSVGPDRAQTIFTEESKVMGL; encoded by the coding sequence TTGTCCGGAACTTGTGTCATTGGTCTGCAGTGGGGCGACGAAGCCAAAGGCAAACTCGTCGACTTGCTGGCACCACGTTTTGATTGGGTCGTTCGCTATCAAGGCGGAGCCAACGCAGGGCACACCGTTGTCGCTGGTGATGAAACCTACAAGCTGCATCACATCCCTTCCGGGATTCTGCACAGCGATGTCCAAAACGTCATCACGCCCGGAGTGGTGATCAACCCGACCACGATGCTGCAAGAAATCGATGGCTTGCAAGCTCGTGGGATCGATGTCTTCGAGAACCTGAAGGTCAGTGAACGGGCTCACTTGGTGATGCCTTGGCACATGATCGAAGACGCGACGATCAACGCGACCGCCGTGCGTGGTGAGTCGATCGGCACCACCAACCGTGGTATCGGACCCTGTTACCGAGACAAAGTCGGACGCACCCACGCGATCCGAATGATCGACTTGATCGAAGGATCACGCGATGAACGCATCGCCACGGTCGCCGGACAAAAGCAAGTTTTGCTGAAGAACTTGGGTGCTTCCGAGGAAGAGCTGGATTCGATCGCACCTGAGAAAATGGTCGCTCTGGCGGCTTCCTGGGCGGAACGTTTGGCTCCCATGATCGCGGACACGACCGACATGGTTTTGGATGCCGCGGAAGCCAACCAAAAGATGTTGTTCGAAGGTGCCCAAGGCGCTTTGCTGGACATCGACCACGGAACCTACCCATTCGTCACCAGCAGCAACTCGTCAGGCGTGGGCGTGTGTGCCGGTGCCGGTGTGCCACCGAAGTGGATCAATCAAGTGCTCGGCGTCTGCAAGGCGTACAGCACTCGTGTTGGCGGCGGTCCCTTCCCGAGCGAACTGGAAGACGAGACAGGCGAGAAGATCCGCAAGCTCGGAAACGAGTTTGGAACAACCACCGGACGCCCGCGTCGTTGTGGTTGGTTCGACGCGGTTGCCGTTCGCTACACCGCTCGCTTGTCGGGCGTGACCCGACTGGCATTGATGATGATGGACGTGCTCGCTCACTTCGATGAGCTCAAAGTCTGCGTCGCCTACGAACTGGATGGCAAAGAAATCCATCGCGTTCCAGCTCATGCGGAACAGCTTCGCCGTTGCAAACCGATCTACGAAACGATCCAAGGTTGGAACACGCCGGTCGACGATGCTCGTTCGGTCGATGACTTCCCACCGCTCGCGATGGCTTACGTCAAACGCATTGAAGAGTTGGTTGGCATTCCAGTCGGCGTGTTGTCGGTTGGTCCAGATCGCGCCCAAACGATCTTCACCGAAGAATCCAAGGTCATGGGTTTGTAG
- a CDS encoding DUF3859 domain-containing protein, with protein MAWWQAATRTCARLSPELKRPSNREPSLAKKKIETRMRTFGIHSKWDGESKQLPRFIRSTTIIPARVDVEFGFIVNIKGAKNQELFFCIDHPGIKDDEGKTRQPFDGSVYVKTNDWNFYVGDTIWDPIDDKLGPWQMWLEIDGNIIAEKTFEVVPASDVAEAS; from the coding sequence ATGGCATGGTGGCAAGCGGCGACGCGGACATGCGCACGCTTGTCGCCTGAACTGAAACGCCCCTCGAATCGAGAACCATCGTTGGCGAAGAAGAAAATCGAAACGCGAATGCGAACGTTCGGAATTCATTCCAAATGGGATGGGGAATCCAAGCAACTTCCCCGATTCATTCGCAGCACCACGATCATCCCAGCCCGCGTCGACGTTGAGTTTGGATTCATCGTCAACATCAAGGGTGCGAAGAACCAAGAGCTGTTCTTTTGCATCGATCATCCTGGCATCAAGGATGACGAGGGTAAAACTCGGCAGCCTTTTGATGGTTCCGTGTACGTCAAAACCAACGATTGGAACTTCTACGTGGGTGACACGATCTGGGACCCGATCGATGACAAACTCGGGCCATGGCAGATGTGGTTGGAGATCGACGGCAACATCATCGCCGAGAAAACCTTTGAGGTTGTCCCGGCATCGGACGTGGCGGAAGCTTCGTAA
- a CDS encoding serine hydrolase domain-containing protein, whose translation MFRLASIFDFGAHKFFGNCEGEIMRWILGALVMSLLAGNMAVDQAQADDLEIPAITQSMQQFVADKEIAGAVTLVVGPESVKHVSVVGTADVAEATPLKRDTLFWIASMTKPITGACVLMLQDEGKLSVDDPISKHLPMMKHLKLADGTPANITIRHLMTHTSGMSELPRESAYTDPTLEAVAKRYAELPVLFEPGSEWRYSQTGINTAARIVEVVSGMTFDRFVEERVCQPLGMKDTAFYLTPEQHERLTKTYRVVEGDGEKPKRLEEATISVLSGGTAMNRNRFPAANGGLFSTADDYAKFCQMLLRDGRVDDEQLLSKAAVQQMRTICTGDLKTGFTPGNGWAIGCCVIREPQGVTKALTPGTFGHGGAHGT comes from the coding sequence ATGTTTCGTTTGGCATCGATTTTTGATTTCGGTGCTCACAAGTTTTTCGGCAACTGCGAAGGCGAGATCATGCGTTGGATTTTGGGTGCATTGGTGATGAGTTTGTTAGCCGGAAATATGGCGGTCGATCAAGCTCAAGCAGACGATCTCGAAATCCCGGCGATCACGCAGTCAATGCAACAGTTCGTGGCGGACAAAGAAATCGCGGGAGCGGTCACGTTGGTGGTCGGCCCGGAATCGGTGAAGCATGTCAGCGTGGTTGGGACGGCCGACGTCGCCGAGGCAACTCCGTTGAAACGAGACACTCTGTTTTGGATCGCTTCGATGACCAAGCCCATCACCGGGGCTTGCGTGTTGATGCTGCAAGATGAAGGCAAACTGTCGGTCGATGATCCGATCTCCAAGCATCTGCCGATGATGAAACATCTGAAGTTGGCCGATGGCACGCCCGCGAATATCACGATTCGACATCTGATGACGCACACTTCCGGGATGAGCGAATTGCCGCGTGAGAGTGCTTACACGGATCCCACGCTGGAGGCCGTTGCGAAACGTTACGCGGAACTGCCAGTGTTGTTCGAACCAGGCAGCGAATGGCGATACAGCCAAACCGGCATCAACACCGCGGCGCGAATTGTCGAAGTGGTCTCGGGAATGACCTTTGATCGCTTCGTGGAGGAGCGTGTTTGTCAGCCGCTCGGGATGAAGGACACGGCGTTTTATCTGACCCCGGAACAGCACGAGCGATTGACGAAAACCTACCGCGTTGTTGAAGGAGATGGTGAGAAGCCAAAGCGTTTGGAAGAAGCCACGATCAGTGTTCTATCCGGTGGCACCGCGATGAATCGCAATCGATTCCCCGCAGCGAACGGTGGGCTGTTTTCGACGGCGGATGACTACGCCAAGTTCTGCCAGATGTTGTTGCGAGACGGCCGGGTGGACGACGAGCAACTGTTGTCCAAGGCCGCTGTGCAGCAGATGCGAACGATCTGCACCGGTGATTTGAAAACCGGTTTCACTCCTGGCAACGGATGGGCAATCGGTTGCTGCGTGATTCGCGAACCGCAGGGTGTGACCAAGGCTCTGACGCCGGGAACGTTTGGACACGGAGGTGCCCATGGGACGTAG